Below is a genomic region from Gimesia sp..
TTACGAACTGCTGGAACTGATCGACAGTGAAATTGAACGGATCAGTTCGATTACCCATCAGATGTATCAGCTGTATCGCCCCAGTTCTCATGATGCGACGACCTTTTCATTATCGCGTGCGATTGAGGACGTTGTCTGTCTCTCGCAACCCGCGGCTGCGAAAGCTGGTGTCACGATCGATTGCGAATCGGATCAGGAAGAGATCCAGGTGACGCTGCCTGAAGGGGAAGTCAAGCAGATCCTGTTGAACCTGATACAGAATGCGATCCAGGCATCCCCGAAAGGGAGTGCTGTTCGTTTAGAAGTGGGGGCCGGTGATGCTACTGTCAGTGTGGCGGTGATCGATCAGGGGGAGGGAATTCAGCCGAGCGATCTGCCGCAGATCTTCGATCCTTTCTTTACGACTAAAGTTGGAGATTCAAAGCAGGGGATGGGCCTGGGGTTGTCGGTGTCACGAAGTCTGATCGAGGCGATGGGAGGTACTATCGAAGTGGCCAGTCAACCGGGAGAGGGGGCTGTCTTCACGGCGAACTTCCCGGTGGCAGATCCTCCCGGGAATCGTTAACGTAAAGCGTAGCTGTCTGAGTTCCATTGATCTGATCCTGAAGTGCAACAGACGAAGAGAAGACATTCATGAGTGAAAAGCAGCCCCCGCGAATCCTGATTGCAGACGACGAACCGCTGTATCTGAAAACGACCGGGCAGTTGCTGC
It encodes:
- a CDS encoding HAMP domain-containing sensor histidine kinase, with translation YELLELIDSEIERISSITHQMYQLYRPSSHDATTFSLSRAIEDVVCLSQPAAAKAGVTIDCESDQEEIQVTLPEGEVKQILLNLIQNAIQASPKGSAVRLEVGAGDATVSVAVIDQGEGIQPSDLPQIFDPFFTTKVGDSKQGMGLGLSVSRSLIEAMGGTIEVASQPGEGAVFTANFPVADPPGNR